A stretch of the Parabacteroides timonensis genome encodes the following:
- the lepB gene encoding signal peptidase I — protein MTIKFINKMLDQGLNLILISFSVIALWIFFQVFFFASFRIPSDSMEPELIIGDNVLVYKMSIGPRLFNIFASMRNEQTDIYRIPGFKKIDRNDILVFNFPHPNSWDKIEMHILKYYIKRCVGLPGDTLSIRNGFYHIKGNHLPLGNMDSQKKISITNKFQDGVFHSFPYDSIIGWNIKDFGPLYIPGKGDSITLDRTNYRLYKKLIEWEQQGELQYKDSTAFLKGSPINGYRFRKNYYFMAGDNGMNSQDSRYWGLLPEEYIVGKAWIIWKSIDPYTEKFRWDRLFKVIH, from the coding sequence ATGACAATAAAATTTATAAACAAAATGCTTGATCAGGGATTGAATTTAATACTGATAAGTTTCTCTGTAATTGCTCTTTGGATATTTTTTCAGGTATTCTTTTTTGCATCTTTTCGTATTCCTAGTGATTCTATGGAACCGGAACTAATTATCGGAGATAATGTACTGGTATATAAAATGTCAATCGGCCCTCGATTATTCAACATTTTTGCTTCCATGCGAAACGAGCAAACAGATATTTACCGCATCCCTGGTTTCAAGAAAATAGATCGTAACGATATCCTTGTTTTCAATTTTCCTCATCCGAACAGTTGGGATAAAATTGAAATGCATATCCTAAAATATTATATCAAACGTTGTGTAGGATTACCGGGAGATACATTATCTATCCGAAACGGATTCTATCATATAAAAGGTAATCATCTTCCTTTGGGTAATATGGATTCACAAAAGAAAATATCGATAACAAATAAATTTCAGGATGGAGTATTCCACAGCTTTCCTTATGACAGTATCATCGGTTGGAATATCAAAGATTTTGGTCCCCTTTATATTCCAGGAAAAGGAGATTCCATCACATTGGATCGGACAAACTATCGGCTATATAAAAAGTTGATCGAATGGGAACAACAAGGAGAACTTCAATATAAGGATTCGACAGCTTTTCTTAAGGGGAGTCCGATCAACGGCTATCGCTTCCGGAAAAATTATTATTTCATGGCAGGCGATAACGGGATGAATTCGCAGGATTCGCGTTATTGGGGATTATTGCCTGAAGAATATATTGTTGGGAAAGCCTGGATTATCTGGAAATCAATAGATCCATACACAGAGAAATTTAGATGGGATCGTTTATTTAAAGTAATTCATTAA
- a CDS encoding O-antigen ligase family protein → MMYKRYISWSLLAVSGFFLLCTVFATDISLANGLVTGKIHWYHLAMVFLVLCSLTTIVLTKPAKQFTFSVADGAVLVLMAIVTFTYGWQLNPEPEKMLFGGQLVILWFLLRFIFTGWPQLKIFYLVAIVGTGLIEAISGMRQLHGFEGSNHSLFRLTGDFYNPGPYSGYLAMVLPVCLWMILRFNGYKKGGWRQTEVYLYYLGWISLLAIIVILPAGMSRAAWIAAAVSCGWVYWIQSIGWKKTKRFIKGHQALTVVSSFLILILVASALAGIYVLKKESADGRLLLWKITTQAIIKQPWTGTGLGGFPAAYAETQAEYFSSGRTPDTEKLVAGCPEYGFNEFLQIGLEQGVFGLMVFVLLLSYSLFRGVKNRQIGAAGGILALMVFSLASYPLQLPEFWVVLVVLMGVADTAVPTDTPPTLSREGKRLLSVAVIGGMAVCCGWLFWQQKEYYKGYKKWNTMKMLYNSKAYEAAADGYEKLVPLMGHKPELLFETAQCLSKTERFAEANRLLERAMKLSADPMIHYMAAKNEQAQGNFLEAEYLLLHAIDILPERIYPYYLLTKLYTEPTFFQEDKFIKAADAVLKKEPKVESTAIREMRTEVKNMLNNIR, encoded by the coding sequence ATGATGTATAAAAGATATATAAGTTGGTCACTACTTGCTGTCAGTGGATTCTTTCTATTGTGTACCGTTTTTGCAACAGACATTAGCCTGGCAAACGGTCTGGTCACAGGAAAAATCCATTGGTATCACCTGGCAATGGTGTTTCTGGTTCTATGTAGTCTGACAACAATCGTCCTTACTAAGCCGGCGAAACAATTTACTTTCTCAGTAGCAGATGGAGCAGTACTGGTTTTAATGGCTATCGTTACATTTACTTATGGCTGGCAACTGAATCCCGAACCGGAGAAAATGTTGTTCGGAGGACAACTGGTTATATTGTGGTTTCTGTTGCGGTTCATATTTACCGGATGGCCGCAGTTGAAGATTTTTTACCTGGTTGCAATTGTAGGGACCGGACTGATAGAAGCAATATCAGGGATGCGTCAATTACATGGATTTGAAGGTTCGAACCATTCACTGTTCAGACTGACCGGGGATTTTTATAATCCGGGGCCTTATTCGGGGTATCTCGCGATGGTGCTACCGGTTTGCCTATGGATGATCCTACGGTTCAACGGCTATAAAAAAGGGGGATGGCGGCAGACTGAAGTTTACCTGTACTATCTGGGGTGGATCAGTTTACTGGCAATTATTGTCATATTGCCTGCCGGAATGAGCCGGGCAGCCTGGATCGCGGCGGCGGTTTCGTGCGGATGGGTTTATTGGATACAAAGTATCGGATGGAAAAAGACTAAACGGTTTATAAAAGGACACCAAGCCTTAACTGTAGTATCATCTTTTTTGATACTGATCCTTGTAGCCAGTGCATTGGCTGGTATTTACGTGCTAAAAAAAGAATCTGCCGATGGCCGGCTACTTTTATGGAAAATAACGACGCAAGCAATAATAAAACAACCCTGGACAGGGACCGGACTCGGTGGTTTTCCGGCGGCTTATGCCGAAACACAAGCAGAATATTTTTCTTCCGGCAGAACTCCGGATACAGAAAAACTGGTGGCCGGATGTCCGGAATACGGGTTTAATGAGTTTTTACAGATTGGTTTGGAACAAGGAGTGTTTGGTTTAATGGTTTTTGTATTGTTGTTAAGTTATTCTTTGTTCCGGGGGGTAAAGAACAGACAGATCGGAGCGGCCGGAGGGATATTGGCGTTGATGGTGTTTAGCCTGGCGTCTTATCCGTTACAATTGCCGGAGTTCTGGGTGGTGTTGGTGGTTTTGATGGGGGTTGCTGATACTGCTGTTCCCACTGACACACCCCCTACCCTCTCTCGAGAGGGGAAAAGGTTACTCTCAGTCGCCGTAATCGGGGGGATGGCAGTATGTTGCGGATGGCTTTTCTGGCAGCAGAAGGAGTATTATAAAGGGTATAAAAAGTGGAATACGATGAAGATGTTATATAATAGCAAAGCTTATGAAGCGGCGGCAGACGGGTATGAAAAGTTGGTACCGTTGATGGGACATAAGCCGGAACTACTATTTGAAACGGCGCAATGCTTGAGTAAGACGGAGCGGTTTGCAGAGGCGAATCGTTTGTTAGAACGGGCAATGAAACTGAGTGCCGATCCGATGATCCATTATATGGCTGCAAAAAACGAACAGGCACAAGGAAATTTCCTGGAAGCTGAATATTTATTGCTACATGCAATCGATATATTACCGGAACGGATCTACCCGTATTATCTGCTTACTA